From the genome of Stenotrophomonas indicatrix:
AATGACCCAGGCTGAGAAATTCCCGGACCCTTTTTGCTCAAGAGCGATGTTAATTTGTTCAATCATTTGGTTAGGAAAGCGGATGTTGCGGGTTGTTGTTCTGCGGGTTCTGTTCTTCGTTGACATGAGGTTGCCCCGTATTCAGTGTCGCTGATTTGTATTGTCTGAAGTTGTTTTTACGTTAAGTTGATGCAGATCAATTAATACGATACCTGCGTCATAATTGATTATTTGACGTGGTTTGATGGCCTCCACGCACGTTGTGATATGTAGATGATAATCATTATCACTTTACGGGTCCTTTCCGGTGAAAAAAAAGGTACCAAAAAAAACATC
Proteins encoded in this window:
- a CDS encoding YlcI/YnfO family protein: MSTKNRTRRTTTRNIRFPNQMIEQINIALEQKGSGNFSAWVIEACRRRLTSEKRAYTSIKSDEE